One part of the Phycisphaerae bacterium genome encodes these proteins:
- a CDS encoding 2-oxoacid:acceptor oxidoreductase subunit alpha, producing MSTAVYNKPVQEQSDVTIRFAGDSGDGMQLTGMEFTRTSAIFGNDVSTFPDYPAEIRAPAGTVAGVSGFQVHFGNHDLHTPGDTVDTLIAFNPAALKINLPDVREGGMVIVNDDSFGKTDLKKAGYENNPLEDGSIRGRKVFRVPVSKLTKEALKDSGLSEKQIDRCKNFFALGLVCWLYSRPIEPTLKWIQQKFGKSPDIEDANRKTFIAGHAFGETCEYFQNAYQVPKAKLTRGKYRRISGNEAVSLGFVAASQLSGKELFYGSYPITPASDVLHNLARFKNFRVKTFQAEDEIAAITSAIGAAFAGDLAITGTSGPGLALKGEAIGLGVMTELPLVILDVQRGGPSTGLPTKTEQADLFQAVLGRNGECPVCVIAASSPSDCFHSAIEACRIAMKFMTPVILLTDGYIANGEEPWSIPDVKDLPRIDVKFATEPNGNGDGPAFYPYKRDANLVRPWAVPGTKGLEHRIGGLEKADGTGNVSYDPNNHEHMIHTRAQKVMNIANDIPDQVVHGPQSGELLVVGWGGTAGAIRSAVERVQAEGKSVAYTHIRYLHPFPKNLEKVLKSFKKVLVAELNTGQLRFILRATYLVDAYAMNKVQGKPFLISELEARIGELLAK from the coding sequence ATGAGCACAGCAGTATACAACAAACCGGTTCAAGAGCAGAGTGACGTCACGATCCGATTCGCCGGCGACTCCGGCGACGGCATGCAACTAACGGGCATGGAATTCACTCGAACGTCCGCGATTTTCGGCAACGACGTGAGCACCTTCCCTGACTATCCGGCCGAGATTCGCGCTCCAGCCGGTACCGTTGCGGGTGTCTCCGGTTTCCAGGTGCACTTCGGCAACCACGATCTCCACACTCCCGGCGACACCGTCGACACACTCATCGCGTTCAACCCGGCCGCCCTCAAGATCAACCTGCCTGACGTTCGGGAAGGCGGAATGGTCATTGTCAACGACGACTCCTTCGGCAAGACCGATCTGAAGAAAGCCGGCTACGAAAACAACCCGCTCGAGGATGGTTCGATTCGAGGCCGAAAAGTCTTCCGCGTGCCGGTCTCTAAGCTCACCAAGGAAGCCCTCAAGGACTCCGGGCTGAGCGAAAAGCAGATCGATCGCTGCAAGAATTTCTTCGCCCTCGGGTTGGTCTGCTGGCTGTACAGCAGGCCGATTGAGCCTACCCTCAAGTGGATCCAGCAGAAATTCGGCAAGAGCCCCGACATCGAAGACGCCAACCGGAAGACCTTTATCGCCGGACATGCCTTCGGTGAAACCTGCGAGTACTTCCAGAACGCCTATCAGGTGCCGAAGGCCAAACTCACTCGTGGGAAATATCGGCGCATCAGCGGCAATGAGGCAGTCTCGCTCGGGTTCGTTGCGGCGTCACAGTTGAGCGGAAAGGAACTGTTCTACGGCAGCTATCCCATCACGCCCGCGAGCGATGTGTTGCACAACCTCGCGCGATTCAAGAATTTCCGCGTTAAGACATTCCAGGCGGAGGATGAAATTGCCGCCATCACTTCCGCCATCGGCGCGGCGTTCGCCGGCGATCTCGCGATCACAGGCACCAGCGGTCCGGGTCTCGCGCTCAAGGGTGAGGCGATCGGCCTGGGCGTGATGACTGAATTGCCGCTTGTCATCCTCGACGTGCAGCGCGGCGGGCCCAGCACCGGTCTGCCCACCAAGACCGAGCAGGCGGATCTTTTCCAGGCCGTTCTGGGTCGCAACGGAGAGTGCCCGGTCTGTGTCATTGCCGCCAGTTCGCCGTCTGATTGCTTCCATTCGGCCATCGAGGCCTGCCGCATCGCGATGAAGTTCATGACGCCCGTCATTCTCCTGACGGATGGTTACATCGCGAACGGCGAGGAGCCGTGGTCCATTCCGGATGTAAAGGATCTGCCCCGCATTGACGTCAAATTCGCCACCGAACCCAACGGCAACGGCGACGGTCCGGCGTTTTATCCCTACAAGCGGGATGCGAATCTGGTCCGCCCCTGGGCCGTCCCCGGAACGAAGGGGCTCGAGCACCGCATCGGCGGACTCGAAAAAGCCGACGGAACAGGCAACGTCAGCTACGATCCGAACAACCACGAGCACATGATTCACACCCGCGCCCAGAAGGTGATGAACATTGCCAACGATATTCCCGACCAGGTCGTTCATGGCCCACAGTCGGGCGAGTTGCTTGTTGTCGGCTGGGGCGGCACCGCCGGCGCGATTCGCAGCGCCGTGGAGCGGGTTCAGGCCGAGGGCAAATCGGTCGCCTACACCCACATCAGGTATCTGCATCCCTTCCCGAAGAATCTCGAAAAGGTGCTCAAGAGCTTCAAGAAAGTGCTCGTCGCTGAATTGAACACGGGGCAGTTGCGGTTCATTCTGCGGGCGACGTATCTGGTCGATGCTTATGCGATGAACAAGGTCCAGGGCAAGCCATTCCTAATCTCCGAACTGGAAGCCAGGATCGGTGAGCTTCTCGCGAAGTGA